From Acidimicrobiales bacterium:
GACACCCAACTGGGGGGGCGAACCATCCCGGCCGGAGAGAAGCTCCTGTTGCTCTACCCGTCGGCGAATCGGGACGAGACGGTCTTCGTCGACCCGTTCGAGTTCGACATCCGGCGGTCGCCCAACGACCACGTCGCCTTCGGCTTCGGAACCCACTACTGCCTGGGGGCCAACCTGGCCCGGCTCGAGCTCCGCGTCCTCTTCGAGGAGCTGCTCGAGCGTCTGCCTTCGTTGTCCCTGGCTGAGCCAGCGGAGCCTGCGTACCGCCCCGCCAATTTCGTGAGCGGCTACGAGACCCTTCAGGTTCAGGTCGGGTGAGATCCGCAGGGAGCGCCGATGCTGCGGATAGCTGACGAGGACCGGGTCCGGACTATCTGCCTGGAGCGTCCCGACGCCCTCAACGCCTTCAACGAGGCTCTCTACGACGCGACGACGGAGGCGTTGATCGCTGCCGCCGCCTCGCCCGAGGTGGCGGTGGTGGTCCTGACCGGAGCAGGAAGATCCTTCTCGGCCGGGACCGATGTCCTGGAGATGGCCGCCCGTACCACCGATCCGGAAGGTTTCCGGGCCGGCACCCACGGGTTCCCCGGCCTGATCGACCAGCTCTCGACGTTCCCGAAACCGCTGATATGTGCTGTGAACGGCCTGGCGCTCGGGATCGGAGCCACCCTGCTGGGCTTTGCCGACCTGGTCATCATGTCGAGCGACGCCCGGATCCGCTGTCCGTTCACCGACCTGGCAGTTGCGCCGGAGGCCGGCAGCTCGTACACCTTCCCCCTGCTCCTCGGGCGCCAGGAGGCCAGTTGGGTGTTGATGAGCTCGACGTGGCTGAGCGCGGAGGACTGTCTGGGCAACGGCCTGGCCTGGCGCGTCGTTCCGCCCGACCGGTTGATGGCCGAGACCCTGGAGGTCGCCCGACTGATCGCGGCCAAGCCCATCGCGTCCCTGATCGAGACGAAGCGAACCCTCGTGGCGGGACACCGGGACGCTGTCGACCGGGCGCGCCAACGGGAGAACACCGCCTTCGGTCGTCTCCTCGGGCAACCCGCCAACCTCGAGGCCTTCCGGGCGCTGGGATCAAAGGCGGCCCCTGACTTCATATCGGTCGACGGGGAGCACCCGGTCGACGTGACACTGCACCGCCGGGACTGAGGGGTCGGATCGATTACCCGGGAAGTACGGTCCTGATGTTGAGGAACATCGGGACCCGCTCCCAGCGCCGGTAGCGACCCGAGAGACCGGACGGCCGGGGCTCGCGCACGGTCTCGATCCGGAGGCCTGCCTCCTCGAAGGCGCGGGCGTAGTCCTCCAACGAGTAGGTCCAGCCCCGGAACGTCATCTCCAGACCGTCGCGGACGACCTTGTCCTCGAGACGCCGGTTGACGAAGTAGTCGTCCCGGATGGCGAACGGCGCCTCGGGTGTCTGATCCAGGAAGGTGCCCACGTCGGCCAGTGGATGGCTGACACAGACACTGAAGCGCGCCCCGGCCTCGAGGACGCGGGCCGCCTCCCGGACCGTCCCGGCCATGTCCGAGACGACCTGAAGGGAGTTGTAGGCA
This genomic window contains:
- a CDS encoding class I SAM-dependent methyltransferase, which codes for MGLAGEWEPDAENWVRWARTPDHDAYWYYRDAFFDDLLPAPGRRTLEIGCGEGRVARDLGARAHRVVAVDSSVTLVGHARAADRGTPYLVADGAKLPFAGGSFDLVVAYNSLQVVSDMAGTVREAARVLEAGARFSVCVSHPLADVGTFLDQTPEAPFAIRDDYFVNRRLEDKVVRDGLEMTFRGWTYSLEDYARAFEEAGLRIETVREPRPSGLSGRYRRWERVPMFLNIRTVLPG
- a CDS encoding enoyl-CoA hydratase-related protein; the protein is MLRIADEDRVRTICLERPDALNAFNEALYDATTEALIAAAASPEVAVVVLTGAGRSFSAGTDVLEMAARTTDPEGFRAGTHGFPGLIDQLSTFPKPLICAVNGLALGIGATLLGFADLVIMSSDARIRCPFTDLAVAPEAGSSYTFPLLLGRQEASWVLMSSTWLSAEDCLGNGLAWRVVPPDRLMAETLEVARLIAAKPIASLIETKRTLVAGHRDAVDRARQRENTAFGRLLGQPANLEAFRALGSKAAPDFISVDGEHPVDVTLHRRD